In the genome of Rhodoferax fermentans, one region contains:
- a CDS encoding S41 family peptidase produces the protein MGHKLKIVGLLSAGALAGALASISLQTAARGSLAPLPLEELQQLAAVFSMVKSNYVDPVDEKKLITDAIAGMVAGLDPHSVYMDAKTLKDFNEGTTGKFVGVGIEITQEDGYIKVVSPIEDSPAFKAGLKPNDLIVKIDDTLVKGLSLNEGVKRMRGEPDTKVLLSVFRKDENRTFQVTITRELIKTQSVKARIVEPGYGWVRLSQFQERTVADFARKVEDMYKQEPRLKGLVLDLRNDPGGYLDAAVAISAAFLPENVTVVSANGQLPESKFTYKASPQFYARHGNDPLAQLNPATRKALSTVPLVVLVNEGSASASEIVAGALQDHHRAKLLGSQTFGKGSVQTAVCLDGAFRMDNCPTAALKLTTSRYYTPSGKSIQAKGIVPDVMVDETEEGNLFAALRTREADLEKHLASGQGDEVKDAAREKVREEARKKLEEEMKKPAADRKLPEYGSDKDFQLQQAIKQLKGQPVLASKTQVERAEEKKEN, from the coding sequence ATGGGTCACAAATTGAAAATCGTTGGCTTACTGTCTGCCGGAGCGCTGGCTGGCGCCTTGGCCAGCATCTCATTGCAAACCGCAGCCCGTGGCTCGCTCGCACCCTTGCCACTCGAAGAGTTGCAGCAACTGGCCGCCGTGTTCAGCATGGTCAAAAGCAACTACGTCGATCCGGTGGACGAGAAAAAACTCATCACCGATGCGATTGCCGGCATGGTGGCAGGGCTGGACCCCCATTCGGTCTACATGGATGCCAAGACCCTGAAAGATTTCAACGAAGGCACCACCGGCAAGTTTGTCGGCGTTGGCATCGAGATCACCCAGGAGGACGGCTACATCAAGGTGGTCTCACCCATTGAGGACTCACCGGCCTTCAAAGCCGGCCTCAAACCCAACGACCTGATCGTCAAGATTGACGACACCTTGGTCAAAGGGCTGTCGCTCAACGAAGGTGTCAAACGCATGCGGGGTGAGCCCGACACCAAGGTGCTACTGAGTGTGTTCCGCAAGGATGAGAACCGCACGTTTCAGGTGACCATCACCCGCGAACTGATCAAAACCCAGAGTGTCAAAGCCCGCATCGTCGAGCCCGGTTATGGCTGGGTTCGGCTGAGCCAGTTCCAGGAACGCACGGTGGCGGACTTTGCGCGCAAGGTGGAAGACATGTACAAGCAGGAGCCGCGCCTCAAAGGCCTGGTGCTGGATTTGCGCAATGACCCGGGGGGCTACCTGGACGCTGCGGTGGCCATCTCTGCCGCCTTCTTGCCCGAGAACGTTACCGTGGTGTCGGCCAATGGCCAGTTGCCCGAGAGCAAGTTCACTTACAAAGCCTCACCCCAGTTTTACGCCCGCCATGGCAACGACCCGTTGGCACAGCTGAACCCGGCCACCCGCAAGGCTCTCAGCACCGTGCCCCTGGTGGTGCTGGTGAACGAAGGTTCTGCTTCGGCCAGTGAAATTGTGGCCGGTGCGCTGCAGGACCACCATCGTGCCAAGCTGCTGGGTAGCCAGACCTTTGGCAAGGGCTCGGTACAAACCGCAGTGTGCCTGGACGGCGCATTCCGCATGGATAACTGTCCGACGGCGGCACTCAAGCTCACCACCAGCCGCTACTACACACCCAGCGGCAAGTCGATTCAAGCCAAAGGCATCGTGCCCGATGTGATGGTTGACGAAACCGAAGAGGGCAACCTGTTTGCGGCCCTGCGCACCCGTGAAGCTGACCTGGAAAAGCACCTGGCCAGTGGACAAGGTGATGAGGTCAAGGATGCCGCGCGCGAGAAAGTGCGCGAAGAAGCCCGCAAGAAACTGGAAGAAGAAATGAAAAAACCTGCGGCCGATCGCAAGTTGCCCGAGTACGGTTCAGACAAGGACTTCCAACTGCAACAAGCCATCAAACAACTCAAGGGTCAACCCGTGTTGGCCAGCAAAACCCAGGTCGAACGCGCTGAAGAGAAAAAAGAGAACTGA
- a CDS encoding HesA/MoeB/ThiF family protein yields the protein MQDSDLLRYSRHLLLDEIGFEGQTRFHQAHALIIGAGGLGCPAALYLCSAGVGQITVVDHDTVDLTNLQRQIAHTQARVGWPKVDSLQTTLAALNDQVHVTRIQARADATLLDTLVAQADVVLDCCDNFATRQAINAACVKHNKPLVSGAAIRFDGQLAVYDPREPGSPCYACLFPPETPPEDSHCATLGVFAPLVGVIGSLQAAEALKLLGGVGQPLTGRLLMLDGRAMHFTEIGLRRNPSCPVCGPLTSA from the coding sequence ATGCAAGACAGCGACCTGCTGCGTTATTCGCGCCACCTCCTGCTCGACGAGATTGGTTTTGAAGGGCAAACACGTTTTCACCAGGCCCACGCACTGATCATTGGTGCGGGCGGCCTGGGCTGCCCCGCCGCGCTGTACCTGTGCTCAGCCGGTGTAGGCCAGATCACCGTGGTGGACCATGACACGGTTGACCTGACAAATTTGCAGCGCCAGATTGCCCACACCCAGGCCCGGGTTGGCTGGCCCAAGGTGGACTCGCTGCAGACCACCCTGGCGGCATTGAACGATCAGGTGCACGTCACCCGCATCCAGGCCCGGGCTGACGCGACGCTGCTGGACACCCTGGTCGCCCAGGCGGACGTGGTGCTGGACTGCTGCGACAACTTTGCCACGCGCCAGGCCATCAACGCGGCCTGCGTGAAGCACAACAAGCCACTGGTGTCGGGCGCTGCCATCCGTTTTGACGGGCAACTGGCGGTGTACGACCCGCGTGAGCCGGGCTCACCCTGCTACGCCTGCCTTTTCCCCCCAGAGACACCACCAGAAGACAGCCACTGCGCCACCCTGGGTGTGTTTGCACCGCTGGTGGGTGTCATCGGCAGTTTGCAGGCCGCCGAAGCACTCAAGCTATTGGGCGGTGTTGGGCAGCCACTCACCGGCCGTTTGCTGATGCTCGATGGCCGGGCCATGCACTTCACCGAGATCGGGCTCAGGCGCAATCCCAGCTGCCCGGTGTGTGGTCCACTCACTTCTGCTTGA
- a CDS encoding thermonuclease family protein translates to MFFYQRLLLAGLVSIFATHVGAGEAYAARAESISDGDTLWVEPEAGGAPRKLRLLGVDAPELCQSGGVAARDALRALVMQRRLRVQVQYLDDYGRGLARIEVGGQDVAEALVYQGWAWSSRWRHSLGPYAVQEAQARQAKLGVFAQSKPELPRDFRRRHGSCFVPDDKGGFKQK, encoded by the coding sequence TTGTTCTTTTACCAGCGCCTGTTGCTGGCTGGGCTTGTGAGCATTTTTGCTACACATGTTGGAGCTGGTGAGGCTTATGCTGCAAGGGCTGAGTCCATTTCTGATGGTGATACCCTGTGGGTGGAGCCGGAGGCGGGCGGGGCACCGCGCAAGCTGCGCCTGTTGGGGGTGGATGCCCCGGAGCTCTGTCAGAGTGGTGGTGTGGCCGCGCGCGACGCCTTGCGTGCGCTGGTGATGCAGCGTCGGCTGAGAGTGCAGGTCCAATATTTGGATGACTATGGTCGGGGCCTGGCCCGGATCGAGGTGGGTGGGCAGGATGTGGCCGAGGCCCTGGTGTATCAAGGCTGGGCCTGGTCGAGCCGCTGGCGACACAGCCTGGGGCCATATGCGGTGCAGGAAGCGCAGGCGCGCCAGGCCAAACTTGGTGTGTTTGCCCAGTCCAAGCCCGAGTTGCCGCGTGACTTTCGCCGACGTCACGGCAGCTGTTTTGTGCCCGATGACAAGGGTGGTTTCAAGCAGAAGTGA
- a CDS encoding GGDEF domain-containing protein, which produces MSSSTASPLVDLRQLRLDDARALLEHSGQRLPDRHSDSTEFLQAVIDKLSELSLKDPLTGLSNRRYFQSILMREIEMVARSGESALLLMLDIDHFKSVNDQFGHPAGDAVLQAVAKTLAGCVRPMDTVARFGGEEFAIILPSCQGQYGLQVAERIRDSVSALKVELPSGVALRVTISIGGAFAPRWVRSTSELWVDRADIELYRAKSEGRDRVCIEAQPMLAVSAEEKNLLFGPLSLGDPAWIESIANDGSTGSSGSVMNRVN; this is translated from the coding sequence TTGAGTTCATCGACTGCCTCCCCTCTGGTTGATTTGCGCCAATTGCGGCTGGACGATGCTCGGGCATTGCTGGAGCACAGTGGCCAACGCCTGCCTGACCGGCACTCGGACTCCACCGAGTTTTTGCAGGCTGTGATCGACAAACTCAGCGAGTTGTCCCTCAAAGACCCGCTGACCGGCCTTTCCAATCGGCGCTATTTTCAGAGCATCCTGATGCGCGAGATCGAGATGGTGGCACGCTCAGGTGAGTCTGCGCTGCTGCTGATGCTCGATATTGACCATTTCAAGAGTGTCAACGACCAATTCGGCCACCCGGCGGGTGACGCGGTGCTGCAAGCGGTTGCCAAAACACTGGCAGGCTGTGTGCGCCCGATGGACACCGTGGCGCGTTTTGGTGGTGAAGAGTTCGCCATCATCTTGCCGAGCTGCCAGGGTCAATATGGCCTGCAGGTTGCAGAGCGGATTCGTGACTCCGTCAGTGCGTTGAAGGTGGAGTTGCCATCCGGCGTGGCCCTGCGGGTGACCATCAGCATTGGTGGCGCGTTTGCACCGCGCTGGGTGCGCTCAACCTCCGAGCTGTGGGTGGACCGGGCCGACATCGAGTTGTACCGCGCCAAATCGGAAGGTCGTGACCGCGTGTGTATCGAGGCGCAGCCGATGCTGGCGGTCAGCGCCGAAGAAAAGAATTTGCTGTTTGGTCCCCTCTCCTTGGGTGACCCAGCCTGGATTGAGAGCATTGCCAACGATGGTTCTACCGGTTCGTCAGGTAGCGTTATGAACAGAGTGAACTGA
- a CDS encoding MinD/ParA family protein: protein MNDETRPTAERPVAKPGPIKPLGKVVAVTSGKGGVGKTFVSANLAAALAKRGQKVLVLDADLGLANLDVVLNLYPKITLHDVFTGKAKLEEAIVRAPGGFSVLLAGSGMVEYSRLTPTVRQDFLHIMSGLLPHYDIVLLDTGAGISDVVLFAVSLASEVLVVATPEPTSLTDAYATIKVLVGEQQRRTIRMVINQTARMGDGRAITTQLQQVLDRFVVAKPGEKVRLIHMGDIPADTAVRQAVMRRQLLILSTPGCPAALAVSQLAGKIEDTLINKPL from the coding sequence ATGAACGACGAAACGCGACCCACTGCAGAACGCCCCGTGGCAAAACCTGGCCCAATCAAGCCCTTGGGCAAGGTGGTGGCCGTCACCAGCGGCAAAGGCGGCGTGGGCAAGACGTTTGTATCAGCCAACCTGGCTGCCGCTTTGGCCAAACGCGGCCAAAAAGTGCTGGTGCTGGACGCCGACCTGGGGCTGGCCAATCTGGACGTGGTGCTCAACCTGTACCCGAAGATCACGCTGCACGATGTGTTCACCGGCAAAGCCAAACTCGAAGAGGCGATTGTGCGGGCGCCGGGTGGGTTCTCGGTGTTGCTGGCTGGCTCGGGCATGGTGGAGTACTCCCGCCTGACCCCCACCGTGCGGCAAGATTTTTTACACATCATGTCGGGCTTGCTACCGCACTACGACATCGTGTTGCTCGACACCGGTGCCGGCATTTCGGACGTGGTGCTGTTTGCAGTGTCTCTGGCCTCCGAGGTGCTGGTGGTGGCCACACCTGAGCCCACCTCTTTGACCGACGCCTACGCCACCATCAAAGTGTTGGTGGGCGAGCAGCAACGGCGCACCATCCGCATGGTGATCAACCAGACCGCACGCATGGGGGATGGCCGCGCCATCACCACCCAGCTGCAGCAGGTGCTGGACCGTTTTGTGGTGGCTAAGCCGGGTGAAAAAGTTCGCCTGATCCACATGGGTGACATCCCGGCTGATACTGCGGTGCGCCAGGCGGTGATGCGCCGTCAACTGCTGATCCTGTCCACGCCGGGTTGCCCGGCGGCGCTGGCGGTGTCGCAACTGGCCGGCAAGATAGAAGACACCCTGATCAACAAACCCCTGTGA
- a CDS encoding ArsR/SmtB family transcription factor: MRPYKHPAASELSLERVLYALSDSIRLEIVRQLAGVEVATCGDLDGGRPKSTVSHHFKVLRESGLVRTENNGTIHMNSLRRADIDSRFPGLLTAILAQHPTD; this comes from the coding sequence ATGCGCCCCTACAAACACCCCGCTGCCAGCGAACTCTCACTTGAGCGGGTGCTTTACGCCTTGAGCGACTCGATCCGCCTGGAGATCGTCCGGCAGTTGGCGGGTGTGGAGGTGGCGACCTGCGGCGACCTTGACGGCGGACGGCCGAAATCTACCGTCTCGCACCATTTCAAGGTATTGCGCGAATCGGGATTGGTGCGCACCGAAAACAACGGCACCATCCACATGAACTCGCTGCGCCGCGCAGACATCGACAGTCGCTTCCCGGGCTTGTTGACTGCCATATTGGCACAACACCCAACAGACTAG
- a CDS encoding NADH:flavin oxidoreductase/NADH oxidase codes for MSALFQPFQLKDITLRNRIAIPPMCQYMAVDGLVNDWHLSHYASMARGGAGLVIAEATAVAPEGRITPGCAGIWNDAQAQAFVPLVQAVKAAGSVPGIQIGHAGRKASANLPWEGDDHIAEGDARGWPTIAPSAIAYGAGLPKLPRAMSLDDITRVRQNFVDAAVRARNAGFEWLELHFAHGYLAQSFFSAHSNQRDDLYGGSVENRGRFLLETLKAVREVWPESLPLTVRFGVLEYDGRDEQTLLESIALVRDFKAAGMDMLSVSVGFTIAETSIPWGPAFLAPVAERVRREANVPVSSAWGFGTPEIAERVVKEQQLDLVMVGRAHLANPHWAYFAAKELGVERASWTLPAPYAHWLARY; via the coding sequence ATGTCCGCTTTATTCCAACCCTTCCAACTCAAAGACATCACGTTGCGCAACCGCATCGCCATCCCGCCGATGTGCCAGTACATGGCCGTCGACGGCCTGGTCAACGACTGGCACCTGTCGCATTACGCCAGCATGGCGCGCGGCGGAGCCGGGCTGGTGATTGCCGAAGCAACGGCGGTCGCGCCCGAAGGTCGCATCACGCCGGGTTGCGCCGGGATCTGGAATGACGCCCAGGCGCAAGCCTTTGTGCCGCTGGTGCAGGCGGTCAAGGCGGCCGGTTCGGTGCCGGGCATCCAGATCGGACACGCTGGCCGCAAAGCCAGCGCCAATCTGCCCTGGGAAGGCGACGACCACATCGCCGAAGGGGATGCGCGCGGCTGGCCAACCATTGCGCCGTCCGCCATCGCTTATGGCGCGGGCCTGCCCAAGCTGCCGCGCGCGATGAGCCTGGATGACATCACACGTGTGCGCCAGAACTTTGTCGACGCCGCCGTGCGTGCACGCAACGCCGGTTTTGAATGGCTGGAATTGCACTTTGCCCATGGTTACCTGGCGCAGAGCTTCTTTTCCGCGCATTCGAACCAGCGCGACGACCTCTATGGCGGCAGTGTTGAAAACCGCGGGCGTTTTCTGTTGGAGACACTCAAAGCGGTGCGTGAGGTGTGGCCGGAAAGCCTGCCGCTGACCGTGCGTTTTGGTGTGCTCGAATACGATGGTCGCGACGAACAGACGCTGCTCGAATCGATCGCCCTGGTGCGCGACTTCAAGGCGGCCGGCATGGACATGCTCAGCGTCAGCGTCGGCTTCACCATTGCAGAAACGTCGATCCCTTGGGGTCCGGCCTTCCTGGCTCCAGTGGCAGAACGTGTGCGCCGGGAAGCCAATGTGCCAGTGTCATCCGCCTGGGGTTTTGGCACACCAGAGATTGCAGAACGGGTCGTCAAAGAGCAGCAGTTGGATCTGGTGATGGTTGGTCGTGCACATCTGGCCAATCCGCACTGGGCGTATTTCGCCGCCAAGGAACTCGGCGTCGAGCGTGCGTCGTGGACGCTGCCTGCACCTTATGCCCATTGGCTTGCGCGTTACTGA
- a CDS encoding DUF429 domain-containing protein has protein sequence MATALAPAAGLSPVLLGCDFSSAPSRKKPIVIAIGSLSHGRVVLSKLVQLESLSAVADWLQQSGPWLGGFDLPFGLPRELVETLNWPTDWLACITHYQSLSREQIRASFAAFCHERPFGGKFAHRATDFLAGSSPSMKWVNPPVAFMLHAGVPLLLQAGVRLPGLSCALGSEQGESTPRIALEAYPGLLAREVLGRRSYKSDDKANQTPDRLIARKDLVTALEQGRTRLGLRLKLSHAQHDVLVDDARGDALDAVLCLMQAAWAQARFEAGDSAYGLPANMDPLEGWIITA, from the coding sequence GTGGCCACTGCCTTGGCGCCCGCGGCTGGCCTGAGCCCGGTCTTGCTGGGCTGCGATTTCTCCAGCGCCCCCAGCCGCAAAAAACCTATTGTTATTGCCATTGGGTCCTTATCCCATGGGCGTGTTGTGCTATCAAAATTGGTGCAACTCGAGAGCCTGTCGGCCGTTGCCGACTGGCTGCAGCAGAGCGGCCCTTGGCTGGGTGGGTTCGATCTGCCGTTTGGTCTGCCACGTGAACTGGTTGAAACCCTGAACTGGCCGACCGACTGGCTGGCCTGCATCACGCACTACCAGTCGCTCAGCCGGGAGCAGATCCGGGCGAGTTTTGCCGCGTTCTGCCATGAACGCCCCTTCGGTGGCAAGTTTGCACACCGAGCCACCGATTTTCTGGCGGGCAGCAGCCCGAGCATGAAATGGGTCAATCCTCCGGTGGCCTTCATGTTGCATGCTGGGGTGCCCTTGTTGCTGCAAGCCGGTGTGCGCTTGCCGGGCCTGTCTTGCGCATTGGGCAGCGAACAGGGCGAGTCAACACCACGCATCGCGCTGGAGGCCTATCCTGGCTTGCTGGCGCGTGAGGTGCTGGGTCGGCGCAGCTACAAAAGTGATGACAAGGCTAACCAGACACCGGATCGCCTGATCGCCCGTAAAGACCTGGTCACCGCGCTGGAGCAAGGCAGGACCCGCCTCGGGCTGCGTCTGAAGCTGAGTCACGCCCAGCACGATGTCCTGGTGGACGATGCACGGGGAGATGCGCTCGACGCGGTCTTGTGCCTGATGCAGGCGGCCTGGGCGCAAGCCCGGTTTGAAGCGGGTGACAGCGCCTATGGTTTACCCGCCAACATGGACCCGCTGGAAGGTTGGATCATCACCGCCTGA
- a CDS encoding BLUF domain-containing protein, producing MLVRLLYASRAIDACPETIEAILHECRTRNPNSGITGVLCYGGGIFLQVIEGGRMAISQLYNQIQRDARHKDVVLLHYEEITERRFAGWTMGEVNMTRVNVSILLKYAEKPELDPYSASGKVSMALLEELMVTASVIGRA from the coding sequence ATGTTGGTACGTTTGCTTTACGCCAGCCGGGCGATTGACGCCTGCCCCGAAACCATCGAAGCCATCCTGCACGAATGCCGCACCCGCAACCCCAACAGCGGCATCACCGGGGTCCTGTGTTATGGCGGGGGCATCTTCTTGCAGGTGATCGAAGGGGGTCGCATGGCCATCAGCCAGCTCTACAACCAGATCCAGCGCGATGCCCGTCACAAGGATGTGGTGCTGCTGCACTACGAAGAGATCACCGAGCGGCGCTTTGCGGGCTGGACCATGGGTGAGGTCAACATGACGCGTGTCAACGTCTCGATCCTGCTCAAGTACGCTGAAAAGCCCGAGCTGGACCCGTATTCCGCCTCGGGCAAAGTGTCGATGGCCTTGCTCGAAGAGTTGATGGTCACCGCCTCGGTGATTGGCCGGGCCTGA
- the folE gene encoding GTP cyclohydrolase I — translation MNPVDTDEGTPVSVKIRERIKAARKRFHANDNIAEFIQPGELELLLDEVEEKMKGVLGSLVIDTEHDHNTDKTARRVAKMYLKEVFQGRYVPAPTITEFPNAEHLNELMIVGPITVRSACSHHFCPIMGKIWIGVLPNEHTNVIGLSKYARLAEWVMGRPQIQEEAVVQLADLIQRKTQPDGLAIVMEASHFCMSWRGVKDVDSKMINSVMRGSFLKDANLRREFLSLIPQKG, via the coding sequence ATGAACCCTGTTGACACCGACGAAGGCACCCCGGTATCCGTCAAAATCCGCGAGCGCATCAAGGCCGCGCGCAAACGCTTCCATGCCAACGACAACATTGCCGAGTTCATCCAGCCCGGTGAACTCGAGTTGTTGCTTGATGAGGTCGAAGAAAAGATGAAGGGTGTGCTCGGCAGCCTGGTGATCGACACCGAGCACGACCACAACACCGACAAAACCGCCCGGCGTGTCGCCAAGATGTACCTCAAGGAGGTGTTTCAGGGGCGTTATGTCCCGGCTCCGACGATCACCGAATTCCCCAACGCCGAACACCTCAACGAGTTGATGATTGTGGGCCCGATCACGGTGCGCAGCGCTTGCAGCCACCACTTTTGCCCGATCATGGGCAAGATCTGGATTGGTGTGCTGCCCAATGAACACACCAATGTGATTGGCCTGTCCAAATACGCCCGGCTGGCTGAATGGGTGATGGGGCGCCCGCAGATCCAGGAAGAGGCAGTGGTGCAACTGGCCGACCTGATCCAGCGCAAAACCCAGCCCGACGGTCTGGCCATCGTCATGGAGGCCAGCCACTTTTGCATGAGCTGGCGTGGTGTCAAAGACGTGGACAGCAAGATGATCAATTCGGTCATGCGTGGCAGTTTTCTCAAGGATGCCAACTTGCGCCGCGAATTTCTGTCATTGATTCCCCAGAAAGGCTGA
- the clsB gene encoding cardiolipin synthase ClsB, with product MPEYTAGHQLSLLQGAQAFFDALVADIDAATHEVRLETYIFQVYGSGERVAQALVHAAQRGVQVYLVMDGVGTPGLPESWPQRFDAAGVHWLIFAPLGTFGLLLPSRWRRLHRKLCVVDGKLAYCGGINILDDWWDPHYGPLEAPRFDFMVRITGPLVREVHATMAQFWWRRQMVRSAQQVDWAGAWQALQQAVHEEPIPSQSPAKGRGALAQLVLRDNVRFRARIERTYSQALGEARKDIILANAYFLPSRKIRRSLVSAAQRGVRVRLLLQGRYDYFMSYHGTRALYGYLLAGGVEIYEYQSSFLHAKVAVVDGHWATVGSSNIDPLSLLLAREANVVVNDAAFAGTLSTALEQALAHHAVRLDTHQHAQRSLGQKLLDRVALLVMHALLLLTGKRY from the coding sequence ATGCCTGAGTACACGGCGGGTCACCAGCTGAGCCTGTTGCAAGGCGCCCAGGCTTTTTTTGATGCTTTGGTGGCTGACATCGATGCCGCCACCCACGAGGTGCGGCTGGAAACCTATATTTTCCAGGTGTACGGCAGTGGCGAGCGGGTGGCACAGGCGCTGGTGCATGCTGCCCAACGCGGGGTGCAGGTCTATCTGGTGATGGACGGTGTCGGCACACCTGGTTTGCCCGAGTCCTGGCCTCAGCGTTTTGACGCGGCGGGTGTGCACTGGCTGATTTTTGCCCCGTTGGGCACCTTTGGGCTGCTGCTGCCCAGCCGCTGGCGCCGATTGCACCGCAAACTGTGTGTGGTGGACGGCAAGCTGGCGTATTGTGGTGGCATCAATATCCTGGATGACTGGTGGGATCCGCACTATGGCCCGCTGGAGGCGCCGCGTTTTGATTTCATGGTGCGTATCACTGGCCCGCTGGTGCGCGAGGTTCACGCCACCATGGCGCAGTTTTGGTGGCGTCGCCAGATGGTGCGCAGTGCTCAGCAGGTGGATTGGGCGGGTGCCTGGCAGGCCTTGCAGCAGGCGGTGCATGAGGAACCCATCCCCAGCCAGTCGCCAGCTAAAGGCCGGGGTGCGTTGGCGCAACTGGTGTTGCGTGACAACGTGCGTTTTCGCGCGCGCATCGAGCGGACCTACAGCCAGGCGCTGGGTGAAGCACGCAAAGACATCATTTTGGCCAACGCCTACTTTTTACCGAGCCGCAAGATCCGCCGCAGCCTGGTCAGCGCTGCGCAGCGTGGTGTGCGGGTACGCCTGTTGCTGCAGGGTCGCTACGACTACTTCATGTCCTACCACGGCACTCGGGCCCTTTACGGTTATCTGCTGGCCGGTGGTGTCGAGATTTACGAGTACCAGAGCAGTTTTTTACACGCCAAGGTGGCGGTGGTGGATGGGCATTGGGCCACGGTGGGGTCGTCCAACATCGATCCCTTGAGCCTGTTGCTGGCCCGTGAGGCCAATGTGGTGGTCAACGATGCGGCTTTTGCCGGCACGCTCAGTACCGCCTTGGAACAGGCGCTGGCACACCATGCGGTGCGGCTCGACACCCACCAGCATGCACAGCGTTCCCTGGGCCAGAAGCTGCTGGATCGGGTGGCTTTGCTGGTGATGCATGCGCTGCTTTTGCTGACCGGCAAGAGGTATTAA
- a CDS encoding endonuclease/exonuclease/phosphatase family protein, with product MTVPTQTIRVVTYNIHKGVQGLGPIRRLEIHNLADAVQVLDADVVCLQEVRHINRREEKRFQHWPAGGQADFLAPPGYSSVYRTNAITRHGEHGNALLSRWPVVTHQHEDMSDHRFEQRGLLHVELLIHGRSLHVLVVHLGLVRASRVRQVAQLQRFVQREVPADAPLLIAGDFNEGGWRLGAALASMGLQCWSGPAQPTFPARLPLAQLDHVFSRGLTPISLAAPQGRAWWRMSDHLPLIAEFEMGA from the coding sequence ATGACCGTTCCCACGCAAACTATCCGCGTTGTGACCTACAACATCCACAAGGGTGTGCAAGGGCTGGGGCCCATACGTCGCCTGGAGATCCATAACCTGGCCGACGCGGTGCAGGTGCTTGACGCCGACGTGGTGTGTTTGCAAGAGGTTCGCCACATCAATCGACGTGAGGAGAAGCGTTTTCAACACTGGCCGGCGGGCGGGCAGGCGGATTTTCTGGCACCGCCGGGCTACAGCTCGGTGTACCGGACGAACGCCATCACCCGGCATGGTGAACACGGCAATGCGCTGCTGTCGCGCTGGCCGGTGGTGACCCACCAGCATGAGGACATGAGTGACCACCGTTTTGAACAGCGTGGTCTCTTGCATGTGGAGCTGCTGATCCATGGCCGCAGCCTGCACGTGTTGGTGGTGCATCTGGGTCTGGTGCGCGCCAGCCGGGTGCGCCAGGTGGCCCAGCTCCAGCGTTTTGTGCAGCGCGAAGTACCCGCAGACGCACCTTTGTTGATTGCCGGGGACTTCAACGAAGGGGGCTGGCGGCTCGGCGCTGCGTTGGCCAGCATGGGTCTGCAGTGCTGGTCTGGCCCAGCGCAGCCAACTTTTCCCGCACGACTGCCGCTGGCCCAGCTCGACCATGTGTTTTCGCGGGGGCTGACACCGATCAGTCTGGCCGCGCCCCAAGGCCGTGCCTGGTGGCGCATGTCGGACCATTTGCCGCTGATCGCCGAGTTTGAGATGGGCGCATGA
- the nudB gene encoding dihydroneopterin triphosphate diphosphatase, whose translation MTAFKLPESVLVVIYTPALDVLLIQRADVPDFWQSVTGSKDHVDESFEQTARREVFEETALDCREGAALQPHLHDWGLENVYEIYPRWRHRYAPGVVLNTEHLFGLEVPANTPVRLNPGEHTHCQWLPYAQAAERCFSPSNAEACLMLPRLARRKGVS comes from the coding sequence ATGACCGCGTTCAAACTCCCCGAGTCCGTGCTGGTGGTGATTTACACCCCGGCGCTGGATGTGTTGCTGATCCAGCGCGCCGATGTGCCTGATTTTTGGCAATCGGTCACTGGCAGCAAGGACCATGTGGACGAGAGCTTTGAGCAGACCGCCCGGCGCGAGGTGTTTGAGGAAACCGCCTTGGACTGCCGCGAGGGTGCGGCTTTGCAGCCCCATTTGCACGACTGGGGGCTGGAGAACGTTTACGAAATTTATCCCCGCTGGCGTCACCGTTATGCCCCAGGGGTGGTGCTCAACACCGAACATCTGTTTGGCCTGGAAGTGCCTGCCAACACGCCGGTGCGGTTGAACCCCGGTGAACACACCCATTGCCAGTGGTTGCCATATGCCCAGGCCGCTGAACGCTGTTTTTCACCTTCCAATGCCGAAGCCTGCCTGATGTTGCCGCGCCTGGCCAGACGCAAGGGTGTGTCATGA